The Bombus fervidus isolate BK054 chromosome 8, iyBomFerv1, whole genome shotgun sequence genome window below encodes:
- the LOC139989653 gene encoding palmitoyltransferase ZDHHC6, with the protein MCVDPLKKICHWGPLTALGIIKIITLMTIHCSRQWWPPQESFFGAVNFFLFFCLSGSALFHFINAIYEGPGFLPLKWMPGKVTDTQYLQYCSVCEGYKAPRSHHCRKCGRCVMKMDHHCPWINNCVGHYNHCHFTAFLASAVGGCCVSTFTLVSWVMTVLSLKPLSFPPPSIFILILVIFSIGLSIGVILAVGTLLYFQLLSIIKNRTEIEAWISEKAHYRRFGTRDKFVYPYSKGWRFNLRQVLTWDCTPVGDGIHWPVVEGCDQYTLTREQLAQKKDKRKRAKTYRVIEEAYGSRLPLTHGWGVLCHPPCTDEPRIKLKVGDIVIVTRWRKYWLFGEKKQNEENEKQVRTRGWFPRPCAIEVIENEAYSSALTKSD; encoded by the exons ATGTGTGTCGATCCGTTAAAGAAAATATGCCATTGGGGTCCACTCACTGCCCTTG GAATTATAAAGATAATTACTTTGATGACAATACATTGTAGTAGACAGTGGTGGCCACCGCAAGAAAGCTTCTTTGGAGcagttaatttttttcttttcttttgtcttAGTGGCTCTGCTCTCTTCCATTTTATTAATGCTATTTACGAAGGGCCTGGATTTCTTCCATTAAAATGGATGCCG GGGAAAGTGACAGACAcccaatatttacaatattgttCTGTTTGCGAAGGATACAAAGCACCAAGATCTCATCATTGCAGAAAGT gtGGTCGTTGTGTTATGAAAATGGATCACCATTGTCCATGGATAAATAATTGTGTAGGACATTACAATCACTGTCATTTTACAGCATTTTTAGCAAGCGCAGTTGGTGGGTGTTGTGTTTCCACATTTACGCTAGTTTCTTGGGTGATGACTGTATTATCATTGAAACCATTATCATTTCCACCACCTTCTATATTTATTCTGATATTAGTTATCTTCAGTATTGGTTTGTCAATTGGTGTTATTCTTGCTGTTGGAACATTGCTTTATTTTCAA CTACtatctataataaaaaatagaacagAAATAGAAGCTTGGATTTCAGAGAAGGCTCATTATCGAAGATTTGGAACTAGAGACAAATTTGTTTATCCATACTCAAAAGGATGGCGCTTTAATTTGCGGCAAGTTCTTACATGGGATTGTACACCGGTAGGTGATGGAATTCATTGGCCTGTTGTCGAAGGTTGTGACCAGTATACTTTAACG cGGGAACAATTAGCTCAGAAAAAAGATAAACGAAAGAGAGCTAAGACTTATAGAGTTATAGAAGAAGCATATGGATCGCGTTTACCATTAACACACGGTTGGGGTGTACTTTGTCATCCACCTTGCACCGATGAACCCCGTATCAAGCTCAAAGTTGGAGATATCGTAATCGTAACGCGGTGGAGAAA ATACTGGTTATTTGGAGAGAAGAAGCAAAACGAGGAGAACGAGAAGCAAGTACGAACTCGTGGTTGGTTCCCACGGCCTTGTGCCATTGAAGTGATTGAGAACGAAGCATATTCCTCCGCTTTAACAAAATCAGATTAA
- the LOC139989824 gene encoding putative defense protein 3 has protein sequence MSLIKRNVAFGTLIVLSSVFVAYSFPDGAPVDTCVKPSKANEPNHGQAKSQSVQSSPYAFTASSSQYGPGSQITVTISGSSFKGFFLQARDPDTDNWIGSWAQTDNTNTHPECSAVTHADPYVKQHATLIWNAPPNARGRVYFTGTILKEYATYWSNLVATTKN, from the exons ATGAGCTTGATCAAGAGGAACGTGGCGTTTGGTACATTGATCGTGCTTTCTTCGGTGTTCGTCGCGTACAGTTTCCCTGACGGTGCACCGGTGGATACTTGCGTGAAGCCATCGAAAGCCAACGAACCTAATCATGGCCAAGCGAAGTCGCAATCCGTACAATCGAGTCCTTACGCTTTTACCGCCTCGTCGTCGCAATACGGTCCTGGATCTCAGATTACTG TGACCATCAGCGGCTCGTCGTTCAAGGGATTCTTCCTGCAGGCACGTGACCCCGATACAGACAACTGGATCGGTTCCTGGGCGCAAACCGACAACACGAATACCCATCCCGAGTGCAGTGCCGTGACACACGCCGATCCTTACGTGAAACAGCACGCCACTCTTATCTGGAATGCGCCACCGAACGCCCGTGGACGCGTGTACTTCAC AGGCACCATTCTGAAGGAATACGCGACTTACTGGTCCAATCTGGTAGCCACAACGAAGAATTGA